The Raoultibacter phocaeensis genome contains a region encoding:
- a CDS encoding isocitrate/isopropylmalate dehydrogenase family protein: MARHAVTLIPGDGIGVETSAAMQRVVEASGADIEWQGAEAGESAIRAHGVPLPPSTIESVKRTGVAIKGPVTTPVGTGFRSVNVALRQALELYVCLRPVHSIPGAGGRYDDVDLVIVRENSEDLYAGMEFEAGSEEAAELIALCEEAGLGRIRPDSGISIKPISVTATRAIVRYAFDYALAHRRSKVTAVHKANIMKHTDGLFLSVAREVAAEYEGRVAFDDRIVDAFCMNMVIDPSQFDVVVFPNLYGDIASDLGAGLVGGLGIASGANIGEKYAVFEAVHGSAPDIAGKNIANPTAEILSAAMMLDHMGEQACAERIRAAVRSVYAEGETLTADIRKASGSSLAAATCTEFTDALVQKLGCG, from the coding sequence ATGGCAAGACATGCGGTCACCCTCATCCCCGGCGACGGCATTGGTGTAGAAACTTCTGCGGCCATGCAGCGTGTCGTCGAGGCGAGCGGAGCCGATATCGAGTGGCAGGGTGCCGAAGCGGGCGAATCGGCGATTCGGGCGCACGGAGTTCCGCTTCCTCCATCGACGATCGAATCGGTCAAGCGTACCGGGGTCGCCATCAAGGGTCCCGTTACTACGCCGGTGGGAACCGGGTTTCGAAGCGTCAACGTGGCGCTTCGGCAGGCTCTCGAACTGTACGTTTGCCTTCGGCCGGTTCACTCGATTCCCGGAGCAGGGGGTCGCTACGACGATGTGGATCTCGTCATCGTGCGCGAAAATTCCGAGGATCTGTACGCCGGCATGGAGTTCGAGGCGGGCAGTGAAGAAGCAGCCGAGCTGATCGCCCTGTGCGAAGAGGCCGGTCTTGGAAGGATTCGTCCTGATTCGGGTATCTCCATCAAACCGATCTCGGTTACCGCAACCCGCGCCATCGTTCGCTACGCATTCGATTATGCCCTCGCGCATCGGCGCTCGAAGGTAACGGCTGTGCATAAAGCGAACATTATGAAACATACCGACGGCCTGTTCTTATCGGTTGCACGCGAGGTGGCTGCCGAGTACGAAGGACGTGTTGCGTTCGACGATCGAATCGTCGATGCGTTCTGTATGAACATGGTCATCGACCCGTCGCAGTTCGACGTGGTCGTTTTTCCGAATCTGTACGGCGATATCGCAAGCGATCTCGGGGCTGGGCTCGTGGGGGGCCTGGGGATCGCGTCCGGGGCGAACATCGGTGAAAAGTACGCGGTGTTCGAAGCGGTTCACGGTTCGGCGCCCGATATCGCGGGAAAGAACATTGCCAACCCCACCGCGGAGATTTTATCGGCAGCGATGATGCTCGATCACATGGGTGAGCAGGCGTGCGCCGAGCGCATCCGCGCCGCTGTACGCTCTGTGTACGCCGAGGGAGAAACGCTGACCGCCGACATCCGCAAGGCGAGCGGATCTTCGCTTGCTGCGGCAACCTGCACCGAGTTCACCGACGCGCTTGTGCAAAAGCTCGGGTGCGGCTGA